The following proteins are co-located in the Trichomycterus rosablanca isolate fTriRos1 chromosome 14, fTriRos1.hap1, whole genome shotgun sequence genome:
- the clockb gene encoding clock circadian regulator b isoform X1 encodes MSSTDRDDGSIFDGLLEEDERDKAKRVSRNKSEKKRREQFNVLIGELGTLLPASARRADKSSVLQKCIDHLRRHEELAEQSESSEIRRDWKPPFLSNEEFTQLMLEALDGFFLVILTDGNIVYVSESVASLLGHLPSDLVDQNLLSFLPVGEHADVYKALSSHPEGENLSPEYLRTKGQLEFCCHLLRGSVDPKEPPVYEYVRFIGHFKSLSNMPRITRNGLEEVLQRSLRPAFDDHVCFVATVRLAVPQFIRELCVVVEEPSDEFTSRHSLEWKFLLLDHRAPPIIGYLPFEVLGTSGYDYYHADDLESLAKCHEHLMQFGKGKSCCYRFLTKGQQWIWLRTHYYITYHQWNSRPEFIVCTHTVLRYAEVRAAQRKELGVDSSPEPPVDESGDSGPKSPPNASSLKGALERLDDGRRTPSVSSRGSRGSSLTSARELRNPTPTKPQADASSPARPAPADPGSRRRPSDGAQQSTDPQSPIQKPAPAQVPRQQPTQAGAQLDVMQHLKEQLEQRTQMIEANIKKQREELRQIHQQLQRVQDQGLEMFRQQSSAGGKAQPPQGSQASSSASGTSHILGPVYNTVMVSHAGASVVQIPSTMVNNVRFPGGQQLVTKLVTAPMACSTVVVPSTVLVGPVVTAYNPYVRRQGRTQDQGAQGQQQGAAQSQAQEQTRQ; translated from the exons ATGAGCTCCACAGACag GGACGATGGCAGCATCTTCGACGGCTTGTTGGAGGAGGATGAGCGAGACAAGGCCAAACG GGTTTCGCGGAACAAGTCGGAGAAGAAGAGGAGGGAGCAGTTCAACGTCCTGATCGGGGAACTGGGCACCCTGCTGCCCGCCAGCGCCCGCAGGGCGGACAAGTCCAGCGTCCTGCAGAAGTGCATCGACCACCTGCGCAGGCACGAAG AACTGGCCGAGCAGTCGGAGTCCAGCGAGATCCGGCGGGACTGGAAACCTCCGTTCCTCAGCAACGAGGAGTTCACACAGCTCATGCTGGAG GCCCTGGACGGCTTCTTCCTCGTCATCCTCACGGACGGAAACATCGTCTACGTGTCCGAAAGCGTCGCCTCCCTGCTCGGCCACCTACCG TCGGACTTGGTGGATCAGAACCTGCTGAGCTTCCTGCCGGTGGGCGAGCACGCCGACGTGTACAAAGCCTTATCCTCACACCCGGAGGGCGAGAACCTGAGTCCAGAATACCTCAGAA CGAAGGGTCAGCTGGAGTTCTGCTGCCACCTTCTCAGGGGCTCGGTGGACCCCAAGGAGCCGCCCGTGTACGAGTACGTCCGGTTCATCGGTCACTTCAAGTCGCTCAGCAACA TGCCTCGTATAACCCGGAACGGTCTAGAAGAGGTACTTCAGAGGTCCCTGCGCCCGGCCTTCGACGACCACGTGTGCTTCGTAGCTACCGTGAGGCTAGCCGTGCCTCAGTTCATCAGG GAGCTGTGCGTCGTGGTGGAGGAGCCGAGCGACGAGTTCACGTCTAGACACAGTCTGGAGTGGAAGTTTCTCCTCCTGGATCACAG AGCTCCGCCCATCATCGGCTACCTTCCCTTCGAGGTCCTGGGAACGTCCGGCTACGACTACTACCACGCGGACGACCTGGAGTCACTGGCTAAATGCCATGAGCATC TGATGCAGTTTGGGAAGGGCAAGTCGTGCTGCTATCGCTTCCTCACCAAGGGTCAGCAGTGGATCTGGCTCCGGACTCACTACTACATCACCTACCACCAGTGGAACTCGCGGCCCGAGTTCATCGTCTGCACCCACACGGTGCTCAG GTACGCGGAGGTGCGGGCGGCGCAGAGGAAGGAACTGGGCGTCGACTCGTCTCCTGAGCCTCCGGTGGACGAG TCCGGGGACTCGGGTCCGAAGTCTCCTCCGAACGCCTCCAGCCTGAAGGGGGCGCTGGAGCGTCTGGACGACGGCCGCCGCACGCCGTCCGTCTCCTCGCGCGGTTCCCGCGGGTCCTCGCTCACGTCTGCACGCGAGCTTCGAAATC CCACGCCCACCAAACCGCAGGCGGACGCGAGCTCTCCGGCCCGGCCTGCTCCCGCCGACCCCGGATCACGGCGGCGTCCCTCCGACGGGGCCCAG CAGAGCACAGATCCTCAGAGTCCGATCCAAAAGCCTGCTCCCGCTCAAGTCCCTCGACAGCAGCCGACTCAAGCCGGCGCCCAG CTCGACGTCATGCAGCATCTGAAGGAGCAGCTGGAACAGAGGACGCAGATGATCGAGGCCAACATCAAGAAGCAGCGGGAGGAACTCAGGCAGATCCACCAGCAGCTCCAGAGGGTGCAGGACCAAGGGCTTGAG ATGTTCCGGCAGCAGTCGAGCGCCGGGGGCAAAGCGCAGCCGCCCCAGGGGAGCCAAGCGTCCTCGTCGGCGAGCGGGACCTCCCACATCCTG gggccgGTGTACAACACGGTGATGGTCAGTCACGCCGGCGCCAGCGTGGTGCAGATACCCAGCACCATGGTGAACAACGTGAG GTTTCCCGGCGGGCAGCAGCTGGTGACCAAGCTGGTGACCGCTCCCATGGCCTGCAGCACCGTCGTGGTCCCCTCTACGGTGCTGGTGGGGCCGGTGGTGACCGCCTACAACCCGTACGTGAGGCGGCAGGGTCGGACGCAGGACCAGGGAGCGCAGGGACAGCAGCAGGGGGCGGCGCAGAGTCAAGCGCAGGAACAGACGCGACAGTAA
- the clockb gene encoding clock circadian regulator b isoform X2, which yields MSSTDRDDGSIFDGLLEEDERDKAKRVSRNKSEKKRREQFNVLIGELGTLLPASARRADKSSVLQKCIDHLRRHEELAEQSESSEIRRDWKPPFLSNEEFTQLMLEALDGFFLVILTDGNIVYVSESVASLLGHLPSDLVDQNLLSFLPVGEHADVYKALSSHPEGENLSPEYLRTKGQLEFCCHLLRGSVDPKEPPVYEYVRFIGHFKSLSNMPRITRNGLEEVLQRSLRPAFDDHVCFVATVRLAVPQFIRELCVVVEEPSDEFTSRHSLEWKFLLLDHRAPPIIGYLPFEVLGTSGYDYYHADDLESLAKCHEHLMQFGKGKSCCYRFLTKGQQWIWLRTHYYITYHQWNSRPEFIVCTHTVLRYAEVRAAQRKELGVDSSPEPPVDESGDSGPKSPPNASSLKGALERLDDGRRTPSVSSRGSRGSSLTSARELRNPTPTKPQADASSPARPAPADPGSRRRPSDGAQSTDPQSPIQKPAPAQVPRQQPTQAGAQLDVMQHLKEQLEQRTQMIEANIKKQREELRQIHQQLQRVQDQGLEMFRQQSSAGGKAQPPQGSQASSSASGTSHILGPVYNTVMVSHAGASVVQIPSTMVNNVRFPGGQQLVTKLVTAPMACSTVVVPSTVLVGPVVTAYNPYVRRQGRTQDQGAQGQQQGAAQSQAQEQTRQ from the exons ATGAGCTCCACAGACag GGACGATGGCAGCATCTTCGACGGCTTGTTGGAGGAGGATGAGCGAGACAAGGCCAAACG GGTTTCGCGGAACAAGTCGGAGAAGAAGAGGAGGGAGCAGTTCAACGTCCTGATCGGGGAACTGGGCACCCTGCTGCCCGCCAGCGCCCGCAGGGCGGACAAGTCCAGCGTCCTGCAGAAGTGCATCGACCACCTGCGCAGGCACGAAG AACTGGCCGAGCAGTCGGAGTCCAGCGAGATCCGGCGGGACTGGAAACCTCCGTTCCTCAGCAACGAGGAGTTCACACAGCTCATGCTGGAG GCCCTGGACGGCTTCTTCCTCGTCATCCTCACGGACGGAAACATCGTCTACGTGTCCGAAAGCGTCGCCTCCCTGCTCGGCCACCTACCG TCGGACTTGGTGGATCAGAACCTGCTGAGCTTCCTGCCGGTGGGCGAGCACGCCGACGTGTACAAAGCCTTATCCTCACACCCGGAGGGCGAGAACCTGAGTCCAGAATACCTCAGAA CGAAGGGTCAGCTGGAGTTCTGCTGCCACCTTCTCAGGGGCTCGGTGGACCCCAAGGAGCCGCCCGTGTACGAGTACGTCCGGTTCATCGGTCACTTCAAGTCGCTCAGCAACA TGCCTCGTATAACCCGGAACGGTCTAGAAGAGGTACTTCAGAGGTCCCTGCGCCCGGCCTTCGACGACCACGTGTGCTTCGTAGCTACCGTGAGGCTAGCCGTGCCTCAGTTCATCAGG GAGCTGTGCGTCGTGGTGGAGGAGCCGAGCGACGAGTTCACGTCTAGACACAGTCTGGAGTGGAAGTTTCTCCTCCTGGATCACAG AGCTCCGCCCATCATCGGCTACCTTCCCTTCGAGGTCCTGGGAACGTCCGGCTACGACTACTACCACGCGGACGACCTGGAGTCACTGGCTAAATGCCATGAGCATC TGATGCAGTTTGGGAAGGGCAAGTCGTGCTGCTATCGCTTCCTCACCAAGGGTCAGCAGTGGATCTGGCTCCGGACTCACTACTACATCACCTACCACCAGTGGAACTCGCGGCCCGAGTTCATCGTCTGCACCCACACGGTGCTCAG GTACGCGGAGGTGCGGGCGGCGCAGAGGAAGGAACTGGGCGTCGACTCGTCTCCTGAGCCTCCGGTGGACGAG TCCGGGGACTCGGGTCCGAAGTCTCCTCCGAACGCCTCCAGCCTGAAGGGGGCGCTGGAGCGTCTGGACGACGGCCGCCGCACGCCGTCCGTCTCCTCGCGCGGTTCCCGCGGGTCCTCGCTCACGTCTGCACGCGAGCTTCGAAATC CCACGCCCACCAAACCGCAGGCGGACGCGAGCTCTCCGGCCCGGCCTGCTCCCGCCGACCCCGGATCACGGCGGCGTCCCTCCGACGGGGCCCAG AGCACAGATCCTCAGAGTCCGATCCAAAAGCCTGCTCCCGCTCAAGTCCCTCGACAGCAGCCGACTCAAGCCGGCGCCCAG CTCGACGTCATGCAGCATCTGAAGGAGCAGCTGGAACAGAGGACGCAGATGATCGAGGCCAACATCAAGAAGCAGCGGGAGGAACTCAGGCAGATCCACCAGCAGCTCCAGAGGGTGCAGGACCAAGGGCTTGAG ATGTTCCGGCAGCAGTCGAGCGCCGGGGGCAAAGCGCAGCCGCCCCAGGGGAGCCAAGCGTCCTCGTCGGCGAGCGGGACCTCCCACATCCTG gggccgGTGTACAACACGGTGATGGTCAGTCACGCCGGCGCCAGCGTGGTGCAGATACCCAGCACCATGGTGAACAACGTGAG GTTTCCCGGCGGGCAGCAGCTGGTGACCAAGCTGGTGACCGCTCCCATGGCCTGCAGCACCGTCGTGGTCCCCTCTACGGTGCTGGTGGGGCCGGTGGTGACCGCCTACAACCCGTACGTGAGGCGGCAGGGTCGGACGCAGGACCAGGGAGCGCAGGGACAGCAGCAGGGGGCGGCGCAGAGTCAAGCGCAGGAACAGACGCGACAGTAA
- the lap3 gene encoding cytosol aminopeptidase isoform X2: MLNYRKVLVTAVRTQNRRLFSASKVTAGARKGLVLGVYEKENGSDATPFTQAAASFDRSVSGKLGETLSISGPPLKKGKCRIFYGLHQDFPSVAVVGLGGKGAGLCGSENWESGRENVRAAVAAGCRQLQELEVAHLEVDPCGDGQSAAEGATLSLFEYDELKSKRKTPPVPRLHGSGDAEAWQKGVLYGEGQNLARRLMEAPANHVTPTVFADTIEQKLAAFSDRVTVHKRPQSWMESEQMGAFLSVSKGSEEPPVFLEVHYTGNPNSSQAPLVLVGKGITFDSGGISLKPASGMDAMRADMGGAATVCSAVITAAALGLPINIVGLAPLCENMPGGKANKPGDVVRAKNGKTIQVDNTDAEGRLILADALCYAHSFKPRALVNAATLTGAMDVALGSAATGVFTNSDWLWDELHKASVATGDRVWRMPLFQHYTKQVTESALADLNNVGKYSRSGGACTAAAFLKEFVTAEHWAHLDIAGVMSNKDEVPYLRKGMSGRPTRTLVELAAALAAGL; this comes from the exons ATGCTGAATTATAGAAAAGTTCTCGTTACAGCCGTAAGGACACAAAACCGCCGACTGTTTTCTGCTTCTAAAGTCACTGCGGGGGCGAGAAAA GGTCTGGTTCTCGGCGTGTATGAGAAAGAGAACGGCAGCGATGCCACGCCCTTCACCCAGGCGGCGGCTTCATTCGACAGATCCGTATCGGGGAAACTCGGCGAGACCTTGTCCAT ATCCGGACCTCCCCTGAAGAAAGGAAAGTGCCGGATATTTTACGGTTTACACCAG GACTTTCCCAGCGTGGCGGTGGTGGGTCTGGGCGGGAAGGGAGCCGGTCTGTGCGGGAGCGAGAACTGGGAGAGCGGCAGAGAGAACGTTCGGGCGGCCGTGGCGG CGGGCTGCAGGCAGCTTCAGGAGCTGGAGGTGGCTCACCTGGAGGTGGACCCGTGTGGCGACGGTCAGTCGGCAGCAGAGGGCGCCACGCTGAGCCTGTTCGAATACGACGAGCTCAAGAGCAAGAGGAAgacgccgcccgtgcccaggttACACGGCAG TGGCGATGCGGAGGCGTGGCAGAAGGGGGTTCTGTACGGCGAGGGGCAGAACCTGGCCAGACGCTTGATGGAGGCTCCGGCCAATCACGTCACACCGACGGTCTTCGCAGACACGATAGAGCAGAAGCTGGCGGCCTTCTCCGACAGAGTGACCGTCCATAAAAG ACCCCAGTCGTGGATGGAGAGCGAGCAGATGGGGGCTTTTCTGAGCGTATCCAAAGGCTCGGAGGAGCCCCCTGTCTTCCTGGAGGTGCATTACACCGGGAACCCCAACTCCAGCCAGGCTCCTCTGGTCCTGGTGGGCAAAGGAATCACTTTCGACAG CGGCGGAATCTCGCTGAAACCCGCGTCCGGGATGGACGCCATGAGGGCCGACATGGGCGGCGCCGCCACCGTGTGTTCGGCCGTCATCACGGCCGCCGCTCTCGGCCTGCCGATCAACATCGTGG GTCTGGCACCCCTGTGCGAGAACATGCCCGGCGGGAAAGCCAACAAACCGGGCGACGTGGTGCGGGCCAAGAACGGGAAAACCATCCAG GTCGATAACACCGACGCTGAGGGGCGTCTGATTCTGGCCGACGCCCTGTGCTACGCTCACAGCTTCAAGCCCAGGGCTCTGGTCAACGCCGCTACTCTGACAG GCGCTATGGACGTAGCTTTGGGATCCGCCGCGACCGGCGTCTTCACAAactctgattggctgtgggacGAGCTGCACAAG gcgaGCGTCGCCACGGGCGACAGGGTCTGGAGGATGCCCCTGTTTCAGCACTACACCAAACAAGTGACGGAGAGCGCCCTGGCGGACCTGAACAACGTCGGCAAATACAGCCG CTCGGGCGGGGCGTGCACGGCCGCCGCCTTCCTGAAGGAGTTCGTGACGGCCGAACACTGGGCTCACCTGGATATCGCCGGGGTGATGTCCAACAAGGACGAGGTCCCCTACCTGAGGAAGGGCATGTCCGGGAGACCCACCCGGACCCTGGTGGAGCTGGCCGCCGCGCTGGCCGCCGGGCTTTGA
- the lap3 gene encoding cytosol aminopeptidase isoform X1 — MYSIAVSACTQCFWRPLVDRCNIAAKRLKELFTGLVLGVYEKENGSDATPFTQAAASFDRSVSGKLGETLSISGPPLKKGKCRIFYGLHQDFPSVAVVGLGGKGAGLCGSENWESGRENVRAAVAAGCRQLQELEVAHLEVDPCGDGQSAAEGATLSLFEYDELKSKRKTPPVPRLHGSGDAEAWQKGVLYGEGQNLARRLMEAPANHVTPTVFADTIEQKLAAFSDRVTVHKRPQSWMESEQMGAFLSVSKGSEEPPVFLEVHYTGNPNSSQAPLVLVGKGITFDSGGISLKPASGMDAMRADMGGAATVCSAVITAAALGLPINIVGLAPLCENMPGGKANKPGDVVRAKNGKTIQVDNTDAEGRLILADALCYAHSFKPRALVNAATLTGAMDVALGSAATGVFTNSDWLWDELHKASVATGDRVWRMPLFQHYTKQVTESALADLNNVGKYSRSGGACTAAAFLKEFVTAEHWAHLDIAGVMSNKDEVPYLRKGMSGRPTRTLVELAAALAAGL, encoded by the exons ATGTATTCTATAGCGGTCAGTGCTTGTACACAGTGCTTCTGGCGACCCCTGGTGGACAGATGTAATATAGCAGCCAAGCGCTTAAAGGAATTATTCACT GGTCTGGTTCTCGGCGTGTATGAGAAAGAGAACGGCAGCGATGCCACGCCCTTCACCCAGGCGGCGGCTTCATTCGACAGATCCGTATCGGGGAAACTCGGCGAGACCTTGTCCAT ATCCGGACCTCCCCTGAAGAAAGGAAAGTGCCGGATATTTTACGGTTTACACCAG GACTTTCCCAGCGTGGCGGTGGTGGGTCTGGGCGGGAAGGGAGCCGGTCTGTGCGGGAGCGAGAACTGGGAGAGCGGCAGAGAGAACGTTCGGGCGGCCGTGGCGG CGGGCTGCAGGCAGCTTCAGGAGCTGGAGGTGGCTCACCTGGAGGTGGACCCGTGTGGCGACGGTCAGTCGGCAGCAGAGGGCGCCACGCTGAGCCTGTTCGAATACGACGAGCTCAAGAGCAAGAGGAAgacgccgcccgtgcccaggttACACGGCAG TGGCGATGCGGAGGCGTGGCAGAAGGGGGTTCTGTACGGCGAGGGGCAGAACCTGGCCAGACGCTTGATGGAGGCTCCGGCCAATCACGTCACACCGACGGTCTTCGCAGACACGATAGAGCAGAAGCTGGCGGCCTTCTCCGACAGAGTGACCGTCCATAAAAG ACCCCAGTCGTGGATGGAGAGCGAGCAGATGGGGGCTTTTCTGAGCGTATCCAAAGGCTCGGAGGAGCCCCCTGTCTTCCTGGAGGTGCATTACACCGGGAACCCCAACTCCAGCCAGGCTCCTCTGGTCCTGGTGGGCAAAGGAATCACTTTCGACAG CGGCGGAATCTCGCTGAAACCCGCGTCCGGGATGGACGCCATGAGGGCCGACATGGGCGGCGCCGCCACCGTGTGTTCGGCCGTCATCACGGCCGCCGCTCTCGGCCTGCCGATCAACATCGTGG GTCTGGCACCCCTGTGCGAGAACATGCCCGGCGGGAAAGCCAACAAACCGGGCGACGTGGTGCGGGCCAAGAACGGGAAAACCATCCAG GTCGATAACACCGACGCTGAGGGGCGTCTGATTCTGGCCGACGCCCTGTGCTACGCTCACAGCTTCAAGCCCAGGGCTCTGGTCAACGCCGCTACTCTGACAG GCGCTATGGACGTAGCTTTGGGATCCGCCGCGACCGGCGTCTTCACAAactctgattggctgtgggacGAGCTGCACAAG gcgaGCGTCGCCACGGGCGACAGGGTCTGGAGGATGCCCCTGTTTCAGCACTACACCAAACAAGTGACGGAGAGCGCCCTGGCGGACCTGAACAACGTCGGCAAATACAGCCG CTCGGGCGGGGCGTGCACGGCCGCCGCCTTCCTGAAGGAGTTCGTGACGGCCGAACACTGGGCTCACCTGGATATCGCCGGGGTGATGTCCAACAAGGACGAGGTCCCCTACCTGAGGAAGGGCATGTCCGGGAGACCCACCCGGACCCTGGTGGAGCTGGCCGCCGCGCTGGCCGCCGGGCTTTGA